In Micromonospora sp. LH3U1, one genomic interval encodes:
- a CDS encoding cytochrome P450 — MSETTVPEYPTARESACPFAPAATILAMTRENPVGKVRIWDGSTPWFITRHADQRALLNDPRLSINEKRPGYPHMTRSRAAGAPHHPALITNTDPPEHTRLRRTVNAPFMVKRVEALRPRIQEVLDNLIDEMLAGPNPTDLVQALGLPVPTMVITEILGAPYEDHELFQTTSHKLVSHEATPEEAQEAAQALGGYIGDLFQRRLSDPGDDVLSEMAGRVKVGEMTPQEAITMAMAILIAGHETSASMISLGTLALLRNPDQLALLRENDDPKFVANAVEELLRYLTIVHTGIRRIANEDIELHGKVIKAGDGVIFDLSGANWDAEEFPDPERLDLRRPARQHHAFGYGAHQCLGQSLARVELQVVYGTLYKRIPTLALAVPFEEVEFAMEGVAYGLKSLPVTW, encoded by the coding sequence ATGTCGGAAACCACAGTGCCCGAATACCCGACGGCGCGTGAGTCGGCGTGCCCCTTCGCCCCCGCTGCCACCATCCTCGCGATGACCCGGGAGAACCCGGTCGGGAAGGTGCGGATCTGGGACGGCAGCACACCGTGGTTCATCACCCGCCACGCCGACCAGCGCGCCCTGCTGAACGACCCACGGCTCAGCATCAACGAGAAGCGCCCCGGTTATCCGCACATGACCCGCAGCCGTGCGGCGGGCGCCCCGCACCACCCCGCGCTGATCACGAACACGGACCCGCCCGAGCACACCCGTCTGCGCCGCACGGTCAACGCTCCCTTCATGGTCAAGCGGGTGGAGGCACTGCGACCGCGGATCCAGGAGGTCCTCGACAATCTCATCGACGAGATGCTCGCTGGTCCGAACCCGACCGACCTGGTTCAGGCACTCGGTCTGCCGGTACCCACCATGGTCATCACCGAGATCCTCGGCGCGCCGTACGAGGATCATGAGCTCTTCCAGACCACCAGCCACAAGCTGGTCAGCCATGAGGCGACGCCCGAGGAGGCTCAGGAGGCCGCCCAGGCGCTGGGCGGATACATCGGCGACCTGTTCCAGCGCAGGCTGTCCGACCCCGGCGACGACGTGCTGTCGGAGATGGCGGGTCGGGTCAAAGTAGGGGAGATGACCCCTCAGGAAGCCATCACCATGGCCATGGCCATCCTCATCGCCGGCCACGAGACCAGCGCGAGCATGATCTCCCTGGGCACTCTCGCGCTGTTGCGGAATCCGGACCAGCTGGCCCTGCTGCGAGAGAACGACGACCCGAAGTTCGTGGCCAACGCGGTCGAGGAACTACTGCGCTATCTGACCATCGTGCACACCGGGATCCGACGCATCGCCAACGAGGACATCGAGCTGCACGGCAAGGTCATCAAGGCCGGTGACGGCGTCATCTTCGACCTGTCCGGCGCCAACTGGGACGCCGAGGAGTTTCCAGACCCGGAGCGGCTCGACCTGCGGCGGCCCGCCCGTCAGCACCACGCGTTCGGTTACGGCGCCCACCAGTGCCTCGGGCAGTCGCTCGCCCGGGTGGAGTTGCAGGTCGTCTACGGCACCCTCTACAAGCGCATTCCGACCCTGGCGCTGGCGGTGCCGTTCGAGGAGGTCGAGTTCGCCATGGAAGGCGTCGCCTACGGCCTCAAGTCCCTGCCGGTCACCTGGTGA
- a CDS encoding response regulator transcription factor, translating to MRVVQTARSPYDFRLLVVAPDPDLRASLTAQLSFAGYLVTSAATGAAALRLLGEHHVDLIVVDVEIPDVQALARDRPTLTDRPPVLCLATCESLEALVPSLGTEVQDYITKPCRSAELLARVQVLLRDRTNTRSGTVLRHGDLLLDEVACRAWRGDRVLDVTPAEYRLLRHLLLNAGRVLSKEQMAWQVWSEARGVNAIERLVSRLRQKVDETPPHLIHTHRGFGYWLGTPQ from the coding sequence ATGCGCGTGGTCCAGACAGCGAGGTCTCCATACGACTTCCGCCTACTCGTGGTGGCTCCGGACCCGGACCTGCGTGCCTCGCTCACGGCCCAGTTGAGCTTTGCGGGCTATCTGGTCACCTCTGCCGCGACCGGTGCCGCCGCGCTGCGACTGCTCGGGGAGCATCACGTCGATCTGATCGTGGTCGACGTGGAGATCCCCGATGTTCAAGCCCTCGCCCGTGATCGTCCGACCCTCACCGACCGTCCCCCGGTCCTGTGCCTTGCCACCTGCGAGTCTCTGGAGGCTCTGGTGCCCTCGCTCGGCACCGAGGTCCAGGACTACATCACCAAGCCGTGCCGGAGCGCGGAGCTGCTGGCCCGCGTGCAGGTGCTTCTGCGCGACAGGACCAACACGCGATCGGGAACCGTGTTGCGGCACGGTGACCTGCTGCTCGACGAGGTCGCCTGCCGGGCGTGGCGGGGTGATCGGGTGCTCGACGTCACCCCTGCGGAGTACCGGCTCCTGCGTCACCTGTTGCTCAATGCTGGCCGGGTGTTGTCGAAGGAGCAGATGGCCTGGCAGGTCTGGAGCGAAGCCCGCGGCGTCAACGCCATCGAACGGCTGGTGTCCCGACTGCGGCAGAAGGTGGACGAGACGCCGCCCCATCTGATCCACACCCACCGGGGATTCGGGTACTGGCTCGGCACCCCACAGTGA
- a CDS encoding M14 family metallopeptidase, protein MRHIQRRIAFLALPALVAGVLVATGPAGADPTESTATAGSGRSQLEDREQVSLVHIKLAGADMLDKVVAAGFDIEHGLKRVPTGIEGEAVVTAEQITELKAMGVEVLGDDVGFAWSDEADGGIQGAAARAVQASSHEAAVRIARADWFTTKGQGFLYVEARTTEGQQADPIVGMQLENDSGKGTPFGFARTMSRFVDSGQYMFHRNLFKLDARPNQIRVTSSTGGVGTGVVSNWLEDAPPPLTANPSYKSDFVDGYRHPQQLYSRAKEIARQYPDIAEIVYLPNQTNGYQRKAQATIGGTGQAAVVVSSAAWGHEGGNDVTVEFADRPGADLPLAVEVAGKAVRVLLAKDASGGLTSTATQVADALRTQSQGLIDRSHPYRTNAGTGIVAPTAGPIALTDLLDQKRAGAPEGEVPRGPVTIPVLRIGKHRDGKKPGVLIQAQDHAREWVPATTSLESAERLVHNYRSDRETKKIVDNTDVFFILSNNPDGANYSFYNFASQRKNMTNHCPDANADPAQRNSWGVDLNRNYRVGSGHDGYAGGSTSCVSGTYQGPEELSEPESKNIIWLVEKYSNIKFMMSVHSNGGQLFWQPGAYIADGRITTPRPPLGDEAFYWQSAARILSQVKAHRETVVTPENVGGSSDVLYSSAGNVREDLYYTYGIYAFGWEVGGSVYNPATGDWQGGSFQPEWVGNPDLVSGHAETMEYANGIMEMFRVAADWGKDKKDPTSRLIPGDGKYRGPVDVRFETSEPATIYYTTDGSRPTLQSPRYAATEFREPGQVFHVTETTTFRWFSVDSAGNIEKNYDPTKNDKRNNYRTATIKIAKK, encoded by the coding sequence ATGCGACACATACAACGGCGCATCGCGTTTCTGGCGCTGCCCGCCCTGGTGGCGGGCGTCCTCGTGGCGACCGGGCCCGCGGGCGCGGATCCCACGGAGTCGACCGCCACGGCCGGTTCCGGACGATCCCAGCTTGAGGATCGGGAGCAGGTAAGCCTCGTACACATCAAGCTGGCCGGCGCCGACATGCTGGACAAGGTGGTCGCCGCCGGCTTCGACATCGAGCACGGCCTCAAGCGGGTGCCGACCGGCATCGAAGGTGAGGCGGTGGTCACCGCCGAGCAGATCACTGAGCTGAAGGCGATGGGTGTCGAGGTCCTCGGCGATGACGTGGGCTTCGCGTGGAGCGACGAGGCCGACGGCGGCATCCAGGGCGCTGCCGCGCGGGCCGTCCAGGCTTCGAGCCACGAGGCGGCGGTACGCATCGCTCGTGCCGACTGGTTCACCACCAAGGGCCAGGGCTTCCTCTATGTCGAGGCACGCACCACCGAGGGACAGCAGGCAGACCCGATCGTCGGGATGCAGCTCGAGAACGACTCGGGCAAGGGCACCCCGTTCGGCTTCGCGCGGACGATGAGCCGGTTCGTGGACTCCGGGCAGTACATGTTCCACCGGAACCTGTTCAAGCTCGACGCGCGTCCGAACCAGATCCGGGTCACGAGTTCCACCGGTGGCGTCGGCACCGGTGTCGTCTCCAACTGGCTCGAGGACGCCCCGCCGCCGTTGACGGCGAACCCGTCCTACAAGTCGGACTTCGTGGACGGCTACCGGCACCCGCAGCAGCTCTACAGCCGCGCCAAGGAGATTGCCCGCCAGTACCCGGACATCGCCGAGATCGTCTACCTGCCGAACCAGACGAACGGCTACCAGCGCAAGGCGCAGGCCACGATCGGCGGTACCGGGCAGGCGGCGGTCGTCGTCAGCTCGGCGGCGTGGGGCCACGAGGGTGGCAACGACGTCACGGTCGAGTTCGCGGACCGGCCGGGGGCGGACCTCCCGCTCGCGGTGGAGGTCGCGGGCAAGGCGGTCCGCGTCCTCCTCGCGAAGGACGCCTCCGGTGGGCTGACGAGTACGGCCACCCAGGTGGCGGACGCACTGCGGACCCAGTCCCAGGGTCTGATCGACCGGTCGCACCCGTATCGCACCAACGCGGGCACCGGCATCGTCGCGCCGACGGCCGGCCCGATCGCGCTGACCGACCTCCTCGACCAGAAGCGCGCCGGCGCACCGGAGGGCGAGGTGCCGCGAGGCCCGGTGACGATCCCCGTCCTGCGGATCGGCAAGCACCGTGACGGCAAGAAGCCCGGTGTGCTGATCCAGGCCCAGGACCACGCCCGCGAGTGGGTGCCGGCGACGACCAGCCTGGAGTCGGCCGAGCGTCTGGTGCACAACTACCGATCCGACCGGGAGACGAAGAAGATCGTCGACAACACCGACGTCTTCTTCATCCTCTCCAACAACCCCGACGGGGCGAACTACAGCTTCTACAACTTCGCCTCGCAGCGTAAGAACATGACGAACCACTGCCCGGACGCGAACGCCGATCCGGCGCAGCGGAACTCCTGGGGCGTCGACCTGAACCGGAACTACCGGGTCGGGTCGGGCCACGACGGTTACGCGGGAGGGTCGACGAGCTGCGTCAGCGGCACCTACCAGGGGCCGGAGGAGCTGTCCGAGCCCGAGTCGAAGAACATCATCTGGCTGGTCGAGAAGTACTCGAACATCAAGTTCATGATGTCGGTGCACTCCAACGGCGGTCAGTTGTTCTGGCAGCCCGGCGCGTACATCGCTGACGGACGGATCACGACGCCGCGCCCGCCGCTGGGTGACGAGGCGTTCTACTGGCAGTCGGCCGCCAGGATCCTGTCGCAGGTCAAGGCGCACCGGGAGACCGTCGTCACGCCGGAGAACGTCGGCGGCTCGTCCGACGTCCTCTACTCCTCGGCGGGCAACGTGCGCGAGGACCTGTACTACACCTACGGGATCTACGCCTTCGGCTGGGAGGTCGGCGGCTCCGTCTACAACCCGGCCACCGGCGACTGGCAGGGCGGTTCGTTCCAGCCAGAATGGGTGGGCAATCCCGACCTTGTCAGCGGCCACGCCGAGACGATGGAGTACGCCAACGGGATCATGGAGATGTTCCGGGTCGCGGCGGACTGGGGCAAGGACAAGAAGGACCCGACGTCCCGGCTCATCCCCGGCGACGGGAAGTACCGCGGGCCCGTCGACGTGCGCTTCGAGACAAGCGAACCGGCCACCATCTACTACACGACGGACGGCAGCCGGCCCACGCTCCAGTCGCCACGCTATGCGGCGACCGAGTTCCGTGAGCCGGGGCAGGTGTTCCACGTGACCGAGACGACGACGTTCCGTTGGTTCTCGGTGGACAGCGCCGGCAACATCGAGAAGAACTACGACCCGACGAAGAACGACAAGCGCAACAACTACCGCACGGCGACGATCAAGATCGCCAAGAAGTAG
- a CDS encoding Na+/H+ antiporter, with the protein MSTHSMLLFVLAAVAVIVAVRWVAAHTGLPAAALLPLIGIAYALLPGPNVELDPDLVLMVVLPPLLYSAALDSSLLDIRRNLRIVVSLSVLLVLLTGLLVGVGFHLFVAGATLAAGIAVGAAIAPPDPVAALAVGRRVNLPPKMVTIIQGEGLLNDATALTMLSVAVAAAVGGEFSFPGAVAKFVLAAVGGVAVGAAVAWAVRLARPLTTDPLMSNAISLATPFVAYLLGEELHVSGVLAVVIAGLIVGHQTPQLGSGAARLQTSAVWRLVDFLLEGFVFLLIGQQLPEVVKGLRQYDTSTIVIAVAISVGAVLLLRPAWLVLTQSLPRSLHTRLGGVSEQDDPDEPASARQVARTDRNARRLSPREVVALSWSGTRGVISLAAIFTLPLTTTSGAPFPDRDLLLFCTFVVVLVTLVGQGLTFAPLVRRLGLRANETDQARVRNEARSAAVEAALARLDEVAADEPDSKVAVNTTRTQLLARLARYRGRLDLLEQSESSEMPTSPQYETALRVRRTTIDAQREELVRWRDSGRLPDEELRVLERELDHEELLLPKRASS; encoded by the coding sequence GTGAGCACCCACTCGATGTTGTTGTTCGTGCTCGCCGCCGTCGCGGTCATCGTCGCCGTGCGGTGGGTGGCCGCCCACACCGGCCTCCCGGCGGCGGCGCTTCTGCCGCTCATCGGCATCGCGTACGCGCTGCTCCCCGGCCCCAACGTCGAGCTTGATCCCGACCTTGTGCTCATGGTCGTGCTGCCGCCGCTGCTCTACAGCGCCGCCCTGGACTCCTCGCTGTTGGACATCCGCCGGAACCTGCGCATCGTGGTCAGCCTGTCCGTCCTGTTGGTGCTCCTCACCGGGCTCCTCGTCGGAGTCGGGTTCCACCTGTTCGTCGCCGGCGCGACACTGGCTGCCGGAATCGCGGTCGGCGCCGCTATCGCGCCGCCCGACCCGGTGGCCGCCCTGGCGGTGGGCCGCCGGGTCAACCTGCCGCCGAAGATGGTCACGATCATCCAGGGCGAGGGGTTGCTGAACGACGCCACCGCGCTGACGATGCTCAGCGTCGCGGTGGCCGCCGCCGTGGGTGGCGAGTTCTCATTCCCGGGGGCCGTTGCGAAGTTCGTGCTGGCCGCCGTCGGTGGGGTAGCCGTAGGGGCGGCCGTGGCCTGGGCGGTACGTCTGGCCCGACCGCTCACCACAGACCCCTTGATGTCCAACGCCATCTCGCTCGCGACACCCTTCGTGGCCTACCTGTTGGGCGAGGAGCTACACGTCTCCGGGGTGCTCGCCGTGGTGATCGCCGGGCTGATCGTCGGCCACCAGACGCCCCAGCTCGGGTCCGGGGCGGCCCGGCTGCAGACCAGCGCCGTGTGGCGGCTGGTCGACTTCCTCCTCGAAGGCTTCGTCTTCCTGCTGATCGGGCAGCAGCTTCCCGAGGTCGTCAAGGGCCTGCGGCAGTACGACACGTCGACCATCGTCATCGCCGTCGCGATCTCGGTCGGCGCGGTGCTGCTGCTGCGCCCCGCGTGGCTGGTGTTGACCCAGTCCCTCCCCCGGTCACTGCACACCCGGTTGGGCGGCGTATCGGAGCAGGACGATCCCGACGAGCCAGCGAGTGCTCGACAGGTCGCGCGCACGGACCGCAACGCCCGCCGGCTCTCCCCCCGCGAAGTGGTGGCGCTGAGCTGGTCGGGCACACGTGGCGTCATCAGCCTGGCCGCGATCTTCACCCTTCCGCTGACCACCACCAGCGGCGCGCCCTTCCCCGACCGTGACCTCCTGCTGTTCTGCACCTTCGTGGTCGTCCTGGTGACACTCGTCGGGCAGGGCCTGACGTTCGCGCCCCTCGTGCGGAGGCTGGGCCTGCGCGCCAACGAGACCGACCAGGCCCGCGTACGCAACGAGGCCCGATCGGCTGCGGTCGAGGCCGCCCTGGCCCGCCTCGACGAAGTTGCCGCCGACGAGCCGGACAGCAAGGTCGCCGTCAACACCACCCGCACACAGCTGCTGGCCCGATTGGCGCGCTACCGCGGCCGGCTCGACCTTCTGGAGCAGAGCGAGTCCTCCGAGATGCCCACCTCGCCGCAGTACGAGACGGCGCTTCGTGTCCGGCGGACCACCATCGACGCGCAGCGCGAGGAGCTCGTGCGCTGGCGCGACTCCGGCCGGCTGCCCGACGAGGAACTCCGCGTTCTGGAGCGTGAACTCGATCACGAGGAACTTCTGCTCCCGAAGCGGGCATCCAGCTGA
- a CDS encoding glycoside hydrolase family 3 protein has protein sequence MRNRRLRRGITALALALLALPAVPGTALAEPTYPFRDPHLPVNARVDDLLGRLTQDEKISWLHQYQPAIPRLGIGLFKTGTEALHGVAWSTDIDNNGAVVKARGTSFPQPVGMASTWNTDLIQQVGSAVGDEARGYHAQNPRVWGLNLWAPVVNLLRDPRWGRNEEGYSEDPLLTAAISTAYGSGMTGGDPDHLKSAPTLKHYLAYNNEVRRDVTSSNVPPRVLNEYDRAAFRPAIAADAATGVMAAYNLVNGRPATVDPDLATVVRGWTDQPLMNVTDAWAPNNLVASQGYYATQAEANAAIVKAGLNSFITDDTNAQPTITAIKQALATGLLTERDIDARIREILNVRFRLGEFDPGGGRHGGITPDVINSPEHQRLARQAAGEAMVLLKNSRQALPLDPARTRKVAVLGPLADTLYSDWYGGDLPYQVTALDGIRERLGGSASVTGLDGADRIALKDAATGRYVTATGTTDADPVTATGATASLAAQFDVVDWGQDVVTLRNAANSRYLGYNWGPFLTRDEQPNGWYVQQQFKVEPQADGTVVLRYVGYETKESWFGAETYVTVGDDGALKLGASTPAAATHFSREVVSSGIDRAVAAAKAADTAVLVVGSNPFINGREAHDRTSTALSAGQEALVKAVVKANPRTVLVLQTSYPVTMTWEQEHVPAIVWTTHAGAETGHAVADVLFGDRNPSGRLTQTWYRSDGQLPPDLLEYDIISSGQTYLYDTAKPLYPFGHGLSYTRFRYGQLRTGAQSVAADGTMTVSVDVTNVGSRAGSEVVQLYTHQRTSRDRMPIRQLKAFQRVHLAPGQTRTVTLRLPAADLAHWDVTRSRWVVESSTYDLSVGASVEHIRARTEVRVRGETIPARDLSRPTRAENFDRYAGVRLVDETKARGTAVGATAAGQWISFAGSALRPGVHTFTANVAKAGADAGTIQIRLGSPTGRLLGTATVPGTGDDYRYVSVSTDLARVAGTHDVYLVFESALRLADFSIR, from the coding sequence ATGCGGAACAGGCGCCTCCGGCGCGGAATCACCGCGCTCGCGCTCGCCCTGCTGGCCCTGCCGGCCGTTCCCGGCACTGCGCTCGCCGAGCCCACCTACCCGTTCCGAGATCCACACCTGCCCGTGAACGCTCGGGTCGACGATCTGCTCGGGCGGCTCACCCAGGACGAGAAGATCTCGTGGCTGCATCAGTACCAGCCGGCCATCCCCCGGCTGGGCATCGGCTTGTTCAAAACCGGCACCGAGGCGCTGCACGGGGTGGCCTGGTCGACCGACATCGACAACAACGGCGCGGTGGTGAAGGCCCGCGGTACGTCCTTCCCTCAGCCGGTGGGCATGGCCAGCACCTGGAACACCGACCTGATCCAGCAGGTCGGTTCGGCCGTCGGAGACGAGGCACGCGGCTACCACGCGCAGAACCCCCGAGTCTGGGGTCTCAACCTCTGGGCCCCGGTGGTCAACCTGCTGCGCGACCCCCGCTGGGGGCGCAACGAGGAGGGCTACTCCGAGGACCCGCTGCTCACCGCCGCGATCTCCACCGCGTACGGCTCGGGGATGACCGGCGGGGACCCCGACCACCTGAAGAGCGCCCCGACCCTCAAGCACTACCTGGCCTACAACAACGAGGTCCGTCGCGACGTGACCTCGTCGAACGTGCCCCCTCGGGTGCTCAACGAGTACGACCGCGCCGCGTTCAGGCCGGCCATCGCCGCCGACGCGGCGACCGGGGTGATGGCCGCGTACAACCTGGTCAACGGTCGTCCCGCGACGGTGGACCCGGACCTGGCCACGGTGGTGCGCGGCTGGACCGACCAGCCGCTGATGAACGTCACGGACGCTTGGGCGCCGAACAACCTCGTCGCCTCCCAGGGGTACTACGCCACCCAGGCCGAGGCGAACGCCGCGATCGTCAAGGCCGGCCTCAACAGCTTCATCACCGATGACACGAACGCGCAGCCGACCATCACCGCCATCAAGCAGGCGCTCGCGACCGGCCTGCTCACCGAGCGGGACATCGACGCCCGGATCCGGGAGATCCTGAACGTGCGGTTCCGGTTGGGTGAGTTCGACCCGGGCGGCGGCCGGCACGGCGGCATCACCCCGGATGTCATCAACAGCCCGGAACACCAGCGACTCGCCCGGCAGGCCGCCGGAGAGGCCATGGTGCTGCTGAAGAACTCCCGGCAGGCACTGCCGCTGGACCCGGCGCGAACCCGCAAGGTGGCCGTGCTCGGTCCGCTGGCCGACACTCTCTACTCGGACTGGTACGGCGGCGACCTGCCGTATCAGGTGACTGCGCTCGATGGCATCCGTGAGCGGCTGGGCGGCTCTGCCAGTGTCACCGGGCTCGACGGCGCGGACCGGATCGCCCTGAAGGACGCGGCCACCGGCCGGTACGTCACGGCCACCGGCACCACCGACGCCGACCCGGTCACCGCCACCGGTGCCACCGCGTCGCTCGCCGCCCAGTTCGACGTGGTGGACTGGGGCCAGGACGTGGTGACGCTGCGCAACGCCGCCAACAGCCGATACCTCGGCTACAACTGGGGGCCGTTCCTCACCCGCGACGAGCAGCCGAACGGCTGGTATGTCCAGCAGCAGTTCAAGGTGGAGCCGCAGGCCGACGGGACCGTGGTGTTGCGCTACGTCGGCTACGAGACCAAGGAGAGCTGGTTCGGCGCCGAGACGTACGTGACGGTCGGCGACGATGGTGCCCTCAAACTCGGCGCGTCGACCCCGGCCGCCGCGACCCACTTCAGTCGCGAGGTGGTCAGCAGTGGGATCGACCGTGCCGTCGCGGCGGCCAAGGCGGCCGACACCGCCGTGCTGGTCGTCGGCAGCAACCCGTTCATCAACGGACGCGAGGCGCACGACCGGACCTCCACGGCGCTGAGCGCCGGCCAGGAGGCGCTGGTCAAGGCCGTGGTCAAGGCAAACCCGCGGACCGTGCTGGTGCTCCAGACCAGCTACCCGGTCACCATGACCTGGGAGCAGGAGCACGTCCCGGCCATCGTCTGGACCACCCACGCGGGCGCCGAGACCGGGCACGCTGTCGCCGACGTCCTGTTCGGCGACCGCAACCCATCCGGCCGGCTCACCCAGACCTGGTACCGCTCGGACGGGCAACTGCCGCCGGACCTGCTGGAGTACGACATCATCTCGTCCGGACAGACCTACCTGTACGACACCGCGAAGCCGCTCTACCCGTTCGGCCACGGGCTGTCGTACACCCGTTTCCGGTATGGCCAGCTCCGCACCGGCGCACAGTCGGTCGCGGCCGACGGCACCATGACGGTCAGTGTCGACGTGACCAACGTCGGCAGCCGGGCCGGGTCGGAGGTGGTCCAGCTCTACACCCACCAGCGCACCTCGCGGGACAGGATGCCGATCCGCCAGCTCAAGGCGTTCCAGCGGGTGCACCTCGCACCCGGGCAGACCCGGACCGTGACGCTGCGACTGCCGGCCGCCGACCTGGCGCACTGGGACGTCACCCGCAGCCGGTGGGTGGTCGAGTCGTCGACCTACGACCTGTCGGTCGGCGCGTCCGTCGAGCACATCCGGGCCCGGACCGAGGTTCGGGTGCGCGGCGAGACGATCCCGGCCCGTGACCTGTCCCGGCCCACCAGGGCGGAGAACTTCGACCGGTACGCGGGGGTCCGGCTGGTCGACGAGACGAAGGCTCGCGGTACGGCCGTCGGTGCCACCGCCGCCGGCCAGTGGATCTCCTTCGCCGGTTCCGCCCTGCGCCCTGGTGTCCACACCTTCACCGCGAATGTCGCCAAGGCCGGCGCGGACGCTGGCACGATCCAGATCCGGCTGGGCTCGCCCACCGGCCGGCTGCTGGGTACGGCCACCGTGCCCGGCACCGGTGACGACTACCGGTATGTCAGCGTCAGCACCGACCTGGCCCGGGTTGCCGGCACCCACGACGTGTACCTGGTGTTCGAATCCGCGCTGCGGCTGGCCGACTTCTCCATCAGGTGA
- a CDS encoding DUF1996 domain-containing protein — protein MSYASFHEPDASPPPSRPGLAGRFARNKLGMAASVAVVLVVAAGGVYLATAADEPEPSNAANALEYTSPSAAQAESPGAAPWASATPSTSTTPSTPATPSTAATPKIPATGWVPVDRAVWTAQADAYKALKIDPVPAGVGNLPEFRADCQYSHRLPDDPIVAPGLPGASHMHSFVGNKAVDANTVAGDLTKFTATSCKPVQDHSAYWVPTLYDNATGRPVETTGFRVYYRSLAKNSTGQMPMPNGLRMISGDAKKKKPTPRGTSGQFYCAFYGPGDLDGVARSTNGNWPICGGNATLHFMMQFPDCWDGKNLDSPNHKDHVAYGSGNGCPTSHPVRIPAITFDIQYPAKGTPAGYYLASDREGKSASSMHGDAFVMWDVNTMNKRTRNCVQGRRTCDNYGYQK, from the coding sequence GTGTCGTACGCCTCGTTCCACGAACCGGACGCGAGCCCGCCGCCGTCGCGTCCTGGTCTCGCGGGCCGGTTCGCCCGCAACAAGTTGGGCATGGCCGCGAGCGTGGCCGTCGTGCTCGTCGTCGCGGCCGGCGGCGTGTACCTGGCCACCGCCGCCGACGAGCCCGAACCGTCGAACGCGGCCAACGCCCTCGAATACACGTCGCCGTCGGCCGCACAGGCAGAGTCGCCCGGCGCGGCGCCGTGGGCCTCCGCGACGCCGTCGACGTCCACGACCCCGTCGACACCCGCGACGCCGTCGACCGCTGCCACGCCGAAGATCCCCGCAACCGGCTGGGTCCCGGTCGACCGCGCGGTCTGGACGGCGCAGGCCGACGCGTACAAGGCGTTGAAGATCGACCCCGTCCCGGCCGGCGTGGGCAACCTCCCCGAGTTCCGGGCGGACTGCCAGTACAGCCATCGACTGCCGGACGACCCGATTGTCGCCCCCGGCCTCCCGGGCGCCTCACACATGCACTCGTTCGTCGGCAACAAGGCCGTCGACGCGAACACCGTCGCGGGGGACCTGACGAAGTTCACGGCCACCTCCTGCAAGCCGGTCCAGGACCACTCGGCCTACTGGGTGCCCACGCTCTATGACAACGCGACCGGCAGGCCGGTCGAGACCACGGGTTTCCGGGTCTACTACCGCTCGCTCGCCAAGAACTCGACCGGTCAGATGCCGATGCCCAACGGCCTGCGCATGATCTCCGGCGACGCCAAGAAGAAGAAGCCCACACCGCGCGGTACGAGCGGCCAGTTCTACTGCGCCTTCTACGGCCCCGGCGACCTCGACGGCGTGGCCCGCAGCACCAACGGCAACTGGCCCATCTGTGGTGGGAACGCGACGCTGCACTTCATGATGCAGTTCCCCGACTGCTGGGACGGCAAGAACCTGGACAGCCCCAACCACAAGGACCATGTGGCGTACGGCAGCGGCAACGGCTGCCCGACCAGCCACCCGGTCAGGATCCCGGCGATCACCTTCGACATCCAGTACCCGGCGAAGGGCACCCCGGCGGGCTACTACCTCGCCTCCGACAGGGAGGGTAAGAGCGCCTCGTCGATGCACGGCGACGCGTTCGTGATGTGGGACGTCAACACCATGAACAAGCGCACCAGGAACTGCGTCCAGGGGCGCCGGACCTGCGACAACTACGGGTACCAGAAGTAG
- a CDS encoding nuclear transport factor 2 family protein — translation MVDIRESARRWARTWADAWPTRDVDAIVALQGEHGDHWASMFRPYRGRSGLRTYLEDAFAAESRPAQVWFAEPRVDGDVATVEYWAVTSVEDQPVTISGCTVLRFDEAGLVADARDYSHAKEGHHVPPAGLFD, via the coding sequence ATGGTGGACATTCGAGAGTCGGCGCGCCGGTGGGCCAGGACGTGGGCCGATGCCTGGCCAACCAGGGACGTGGACGCGATCGTCGCCCTGCAGGGCGAGCATGGTGACCACTGGGCTTCCATGTTCCGGCCGTACCGTGGGCGCTCCGGGCTTCGGACCTATCTGGAGGACGCCTTCGCCGCCGAGTCGCGTCCCGCTCAGGTGTGGTTCGCCGAGCCGCGGGTCGACGGCGATGTCGCAACCGTTGAGTACTGGGCCGTGACGTCCGTCGAGGATCAACCCGTGACGATCTCCGGCTGTACGGTGCTGAGGTTCGACGAGGCAGGCCTCGTGGCCGACGCCCGCGACTACTCGCACGCCAAGGAGGGCCACCACGTACCCCCGGCCGGCCTGTTCGATTGA